From the genome of Psychroserpens ponticola, one region includes:
- a CDS encoding DUF6095 family protein — METKRTDKDILYKGIKTMGLTLVLMFLGPTLLYVAFSNEEKPLYIPLLIIGIFICGLAIYFAFKGLKTIMDSMFNKK; from the coding sequence ATGGAAACTAAAAGAACAGATAAAGACATACTATATAAGGGGATTAAAACAATGGGACTTACATTAGTATTAATGTTTCTAGGTCCTACTCTACTTTATGTTGCTTTTTCTAATGAAGAAAAACCGCTTTATATTCCTTTATTAATTATCGGTATTTTCATTTGCGGATTAGCAATTTACTTCGCCTTTAAGGGGTTAAAGACAATTATGGATAGTATGTTTAATAAAAAATAG
- the murQ gene encoding N-acetylmuramic acid 6-phosphate etherase, whose translation MTFTKTTEQDSNYNHLEKMTINELLTNMNNEDKSVPLAVEKAIPQIEILVEHIVTKLKKGGRLFYIGAGTSGRLGILDASECPPTFGVSHDLVIGLIAGGDTAIRKAVEFAEDSTSQGWKDLESYDINSNDVVIGIAASGTTPYVISALEKCNSNNIITGCITCNQNSPLSNVSQYPIEVIVGPEFVTGSSRMKAGTAQKLVLNMISTSTMIKLNKVKGNKMVDMQLSNNKLVDRGIKMLIKELNIDKTEAELLLEQHKNVRSAIQSFKNGN comes from the coding sequence ATGACATTCACAAAAACCACTGAGCAAGATTCAAATTATAATCATTTAGAAAAAATGACTATAAATGAATTATTGACCAACATGAACAACGAGGATAAATCCGTTCCTTTAGCTGTAGAAAAAGCAATTCCACAAATTGAAATACTAGTAGAACACATAGTAACTAAACTAAAAAAAGGTGGACGCTTATTCTATATTGGAGCTGGCACAAGTGGACGACTTGGTATTTTAGACGCTTCAGAATGTCCTCCAACTTTTGGAGTATCTCACGATTTAGTTATTGGTCTAATCGCTGGAGGTGATACAGCAATTAGAAAAGCTGTTGAATTTGCTGAAGACTCAACTTCTCAAGGTTGGAAAGACTTAGAAAGTTATGATATAAATTCAAATGATGTTGTAATTGGTATTGCAGCTTCTGGCACAACACCTTATGTGATTTCAGCATTAGAGAAATGCAATTCAAATAATATAATTACAGGCTGCATAACTTGTAATCAAAATAGCCCATTATCTAATGTTTCACAATATCCAATAGAAGTTATTGTCGGACCAGAATTTGTCACTGGAAGTTCTCGAATGAAAGCAGGAACTGCTCAAAAACTGGTCTTGAATATGATTTCAACATCCACTATGATTAAACTTAATAAAGTAAAAGGTAATAAAATGGTTGATATGCAACTTAGTAATAATAAACTTGTAGATCGTGGAATTAAAATGCTAATAAAAGAGCTTAACATTGATAAAACTGAGGCAGAATTATTATTAGAACAACATAAAAATGTACGTTCTGCAATTCAAAGCTTCAAAAATGGAAACTAA
- a CDS encoding DUF4249 domain-containing protein: MKKLIYITLLFFAYSCEDVIDLELPTSEPKLVIDASIDWIKNTSGNEQSIRLSLTAPYFDLEVPPANGAIVNITDSNNNVFEFIENENTGIYENNAFIPEINGVYNLTVIYNGETYFATETLKPVNEITRVEQNLEGGFSGNETEIKAFFNDPGEEENYYFFEYTPSLPVTPTLDTFKDEFVNGNEIFGLYIEEDLDSGQSVIIRNHGVSERFYEFMFILLQQIESGGGGFETQPSTVRGNCINQTNPDNFPLGYFRLSEVVELVYTVE; encoded by the coding sequence ATGAAAAAACTCATATACATAACGCTCCTATTTTTCGCATATTCTTGCGAAGATGTAATTGATTTAGAATTACCTACTTCAGAACCAAAATTAGTTATTGATGCATCTATAGATTGGATTAAAAACACTAGCGGAAATGAACAAAGTATTAGATTGAGCTTAACAGCTCCATATTTTGATCTTGAAGTTCCTCCTGCAAATGGTGCTATTGTAAATATTACCGATAGTAACAATAATGTTTTTGAATTCATAGAAAATGAGAATACAGGAATCTATGAAAATAATGCATTTATACCAGAAATTAACGGAGTATATAATCTAACGGTAATTTATAATGGTGAAACATATTTTGCTACAGAAACACTTAAACCCGTTAATGAAATAACTCGTGTTGAGCAAAATTTAGAAGGTGGATTTTCTGGTAATGAAACAGAGATAAAAGCTTTTTTTAATGATCCAGGAGAAGAGGAAAACTATTACTTTTTTGAATACACTCCTAGCTTACCAGTGACTCCTACCTTAGACACTTTTAAAGATGAATTTGTAAATGGTAATGAAATTTTCGGATTATATATTGAAGAAGATTTAGATTCAGGGCAATCAGTGATTATTAGAAACCATGGTGTTTCAGAACGTTTTTATGAATTCATGTTTATTTTACTCCAACAAATAGAAAGTGGTGGAGGCGGATTTGAAACTCAACCTTCTACAGTTAGAGGCAACTGTATTAATCAAACCAATCCTGATAATTTCCCTCTTGGCTATTTTAGACTGTCAGAAGTTGTAGAATTGGTTTATACAGTCGAGTAG
- a CDS encoding TonB-dependent receptor, with the protein MKFPLRVILLLFLISPLGLLAQEKYTLSGVITDQSSNETLIGVNILFPDQQTGSITNEYGFYSITLPSGTYKLVISYLGFQNIVKTIDLTSDTTKNFSLIETTESLDEVIITEDIEKLNIRKPQMSVNALSASTIKQIPVVLGEADVIKAITMLPGVTTAGEGASGFNVRGGSADQNLILLDEAIIYNSSHLFGFFSVFNPDAIKDLRLYKGGIPARYGGRVSSVLDIYQKEGNSNEFHANGGIGLVSSRLLVEGPLKKQKGSFLLGGRASYAHLFLPLFDIDNIAYFYDLNTKLSYKLNQNNNIYLSGYFGRDVFSLNDSFKNTYGNTVLNFRWNHLFSDKLFSNLSLIYSDYYYGLNLDLIGFDWNSGIRNFNLKYDLKHYLTDKVKLQYGINSIYHKFNPGEIEPSNSDSGINKQKLIDKYALENALYFDIEHKLSNKLTASYGLRYSNFLRLGQDELNVYTNDKAVIFNDQLQIYEKAEPISTEKFDRSDIIETFNNIEPRLALAYQLNNKSSIKGSYNRMTQYLHLLSNSNSPTPLDVWTPSGKYAKPQILDQYAIGYFRNFSNNTYSLEFETFYKTVKNRIDYIDGADLIANDAIEQVILNGKARAYGLELLLRKNEGRFTGWLAYTLSKSEQQTKGRTPNETGINNGEWYNTPYDKTHDISFTGSYEFNKKWTFNANFLFQTGQPVTYPNSQYEYNGIRIPNYTNRNEYRLPTYHRLDLSVNYTPKPNKTTGFRGHWVFGVYNIYNRRNAASISFSQNRDTSKNEALRLAIFGIVPSISYNFKF; encoded by the coding sequence ATGAAATTTCCTCTTAGAGTAATTCTACTCTTATTTTTAATAAGCCCATTAGGTCTTTTAGCTCAAGAAAAATACACACTTAGTGGTGTTATTACTGATCAAAGCAGTAATGAAACATTAATTGGCGTTAATATTTTATTTCCCGATCAACAAACAGGAAGTATCACCAATGAGTATGGTTTTTATTCCATAACTCTTCCGTCTGGCACTTACAAATTAGTAATTAGTTATTTAGGGTTTCAGAATATTGTTAAAACAATTGATTTAACTTCGGATACAACTAAAAACTTCAGTTTAATTGAAACGACTGAATCATTAGATGAAGTTATCATAACAGAAGATATTGAAAAACTAAATATTAGAAAACCTCAAATGAGTGTTAACGCGCTCTCAGCAAGTACAATTAAACAAATTCCAGTTGTATTAGGTGAAGCAGATGTTATAAAAGCAATTACAATGTTGCCAGGAGTTACTACTGCAGGTGAAGGCGCTTCTGGATTTAATGTTAGAGGTGGTTCAGCAGATCAAAACTTAATACTTTTAGATGAAGCCATTATATATAACTCTTCGCATTTGTTCGGTTTCTTTTCAGTATTTAATCCAGATGCTATTAAAGATTTGCGGTTATATAAAGGGGGAATTCCTGCGCGATATGGTGGACGTGTCTCTTCTGTTTTAGATATTTATCAAAAGGAAGGAAATAGTAATGAGTTTCATGCTAATGGAGGAATTGGTTTAGTGTCTAGTAGATTGTTAGTTGAAGGTCCTCTAAAAAAACAAAAAGGCTCCTTTTTATTAGGAGGAAGAGCATCTTATGCACATCTATTTCTACCGCTTTTCGATATAGACAACATTGCATATTTTTATGATTTGAATACCAAATTAAGTTATAAACTAAACCAAAATAACAATATTTATTTATCTGGCTATTTTGGGCGTGATGTGTTTAGTCTTAATGATAGTTTTAAAAACACATATGGTAATACCGTTTTAAATTTCAGATGGAATCACCTGTTTTCAGATAAATTATTTTCTAATCTTTCCTTAATTTATTCAGACTATTACTATGGCTTAAACCTAGACCTTATAGGATTTGATTGGAATTCAGGTATAAGAAATTTCAACTTAAAATACGATCTTAAACATTACCTAACCGATAAAGTAAAATTACAATATGGTATAAATAGTATATATCATAAATTTAATCCTGGTGAAATAGAGCCATCCAATAGTGATTCAGGAATAAATAAACAAAAGTTAATTGATAAATATGCTTTAGAAAATGCTTTATATTTTGATATCGAACATAAATTAAGTAACAAATTAACAGCTTCCTACGGATTGAGATACAGCAATTTTCTAAGATTAGGTCAAGATGAATTAAATGTCTATACAAATGACAAAGCCGTAATCTTTAATGACCAACTTCAAATTTACGAAAAAGCCGAACCTATTAGTACCGAAAAATTTGATCGCAGTGATATTATTGAAACATTTAATAATATAGAACCTCGTTTAGCTCTAGCATATCAATTAAATAACAAATCTTCTATTAAAGGAAGTTACAATAGAATGACGCAATATTTACACTTACTGTCTAATTCAAATTCACCTACGCCTTTAGATGTTTGGACACCAAGTGGAAAATATGCAAAACCTCAAATATTAGACCAATACGCAATAGGTTACTTCCGCAATTTTTCAAATAACACATACTCATTAGAATTTGAAACCTTTTATAAAACTGTAAAAAATAGAATCGATTACATCGATGGGGCAGACTTAATTGCAAATGATGCAATTGAACAAGTTATTTTAAATGGAAAAGCTAGAGCTTACGGTTTAGAACTACTTTTAAGAAAAAATGAAGGACGATTTACAGGTTGGTTAGCATATACACTTTCAAAATCTGAACAACAAACAAAAGGAAGAACACCCAATGAAACTGGCATAAATAATGGTGAATGGTACAATACACCTTATGACAAAACTCACGACATCTCATTTACAGGAAGCTATGAATTTAACAAAAAATGGACATTTAATGCAAATTTTTTGTTTCAAACAGGTCAGCCAGTAACCTATCCAAATAGTCAATATGAATATAATGGCATTAGAATACCTAATTATACCAACAGAAATGAATATAGATTACCAACGTATCATCGCCTAGATTTATCTGTTAATTACACACCAAAACCAAATAAAACAACTGGATTTAGAGGTCATTGGGTTTTTGGTGTTTACAATATTTATAATAGAAGAAATGCAGCTTCAATTAGCTTTAGCCAGAACAGAGACACATCTAAAAATGAAGCTCTAAGACTGGCAATATTTGGAATTGTACCATCTATATCTTATAATTTTAAATTTTAA
- a CDS encoding pyridoxal-phosphate dependent enzyme, producing MTKEDFTNCYERIRPYIHKTPILTSSLLNKLVGTELYFKCENFQRAGAYKIRGATNAIMQLSKAEQQNGVVTHSSGNFAQALSLAAKNLNIKAYIVMPSNSPQVKKNAVLEYGGKIIECEPNIKARQDQADQIANDTGATFIHPSNNLDVIIGQSTAGLELLVEHSNLDFIMCPIGGGGLISGTALAATYFSDHCKVFGGEPIEADDAYRSLISGKIETNITTNTIADGLRTQLGSHNFPIIKEHVKQIIRVTETEIIEAMQLIWERMKIIIEPSSAVAFAAVLKEKETFKNKKIGIIISGGNVDVNNLPF from the coding sequence ATGACTAAAGAGGACTTCACTAATTGTTATGAAAGAATTAGGCCTTATATTCATAAAACGCCTATACTCACTTCTAGCCTTTTAAATAAACTAGTAGGTACAGAACTCTATTTTAAATGTGAAAATTTCCAAAGAGCAGGAGCTTATAAAATACGTGGTGCTACTAATGCCATCATGCAACTTTCAAAAGCAGAACAGCAAAATGGAGTCGTCACACATTCGTCTGGAAACTTTGCCCAAGCACTATCACTTGCAGCAAAAAATTTAAATATAAAGGCTTATATCGTTATGCCTTCTAATTCTCCTCAAGTCAAAAAAAATGCAGTTTTAGAATATGGAGGAAAAATTATAGAATGCGAACCAAACATAAAAGCCAGACAAGATCAAGCTGACCAAATAGCGAATGATACTGGAGCAACCTTTATTCATCCTTCAAACAACCTTGATGTTATTATTGGTCAAAGTACTGCTGGATTAGAATTGCTTGTAGAACATTCAAATCTTGATTTTATAATGTGTCCAATTGGTGGTGGAGGATTAATATCAGGAACAGCGTTAGCTGCAACTTATTTTTCTGACCATTGCAAAGTATTCGGAGGAGAACCTATTGAAGCAGATGATGCTTATCGCTCTCTTATCAGTGGGAAAATTGAAACCAATATCACCACAAATACAATTGCTGACGGATTAAGAACTCAGTTAGGATCTCACAATTTTCCTATTATAAAAGAACATGTAAAGCAAATTATAAGAGTAACTGAAACTGAAATAATTGAAGCCATGCAACTCATTTGGGAACGTATGAAAATAATTATTGAACCTTCAAGTGCCGTTGCTTTTGCAGCAGTATTAAAAGAAAAAGAGACATTCAAGAATAAAAAAATTGGCATCATAATTTCTGGAGGAAATGTAGATGTAAATAATTTACCCTTTTAG
- a CDS encoding NADP-dependent isocitrate dehydrogenase, giving the protein MANTPTIIYTKTDEAPALATHSLLPIIKSFTASSEINIELRDISLAARILATFPEFLTENQRVPDALKELGDLAKLPEANIIKLPNISASVPQLKEAIKELQAQGYKLPNFPDEPESTEEKQIRSRYDKIKGSAVNPVLREGNSDRRAPKAVKNFAKMNPHSMGTWSSDSKTHVATMAHGDFCHTEKSVTVSNAIDVKIVHTDASGTTTTLKESTPLLEGEIIDASVMSKKALLDFLKREIKDAKNNNVLFSLHMKATMMKVSDPIIFGHAVRVFFEDVFNKHNATFESISVDVNNGFGNLIGKLNELPEAKRLEIEADIKTAFANAPDVAMVNSDKGITNLHVPSDVIIDASMPAMIRTSGQMWNAEGKQQDTKAVIPDSSYAGLYAATIDFCKKHGAFDPTTMGTVPNVGLMAQKAEEYGSHDKTFEIASNGTVQVIDASGNILTSHEVEAGDIWRMCQVKDAPIQDWIKLAVTRARASQTPAVFWLDSERAHDAELIKKVNQYLPNYDTSGLDIRILSPIEATHFTLARIKDGKDTISVTGNVLRDYLTDLFPILELGTSAKMLSVVPLMNGGGLFETGAGGSAPKHVDQFTKENHLRWDSLGEFLALAVSLEHFGDVNNNTKAKVLSETLDDATEKLLANGKSPSRKVNELDNRGSHFYLALFWSEALANQTQDLDLKNEFAPVFKDLQTHEIKIVDELNSVQGQAMDIGGYYLPNEVATFTAMRPSDTFNNILK; this is encoded by the coding sequence ATGGCAAATACTCCTACAATAATTTACACAAAAACAGACGAAGCACCAGCATTAGCAACACATTCGTTGTTACCAATAATAAAATCATTTACCGCTTCTTCTGAAATAAATATAGAACTTAGAGACATCTCATTAGCCGCAAGGATTTTAGCGACTTTTCCAGAATTTTTAACTGAAAATCAACGTGTTCCTGATGCCTTAAAAGAATTAGGAGATTTGGCTAAATTACCAGAAGCAAACATTATTAAATTACCAAATATTAGTGCTTCGGTTCCTCAATTAAAGGAAGCCATTAAAGAATTACAAGCTCAAGGTTACAAGTTGCCAAATTTTCCAGATGAACCTGAATCAACTGAAGAAAAACAAATTCGTTCTCGCTACGACAAAATAAAAGGAAGCGCAGTAAATCCTGTTCTTCGTGAAGGCAACTCAGACAGACGTGCTCCAAAAGCCGTTAAGAATTTTGCAAAGATGAATCCGCATTCTATGGGAACATGGTCTTCAGATTCTAAAACACATGTTGCAACTATGGCTCATGGTGATTTTTGTCATACTGAAAAGTCTGTAACAGTTTCAAATGCTATAGATGTGAAAATTGTACATACCGATGCTTCTGGAACAACAACCACATTAAAAGAAAGCACGCCTTTACTTGAAGGTGAAATTATTGATGCTTCAGTGATGAGTAAAAAAGCGTTATTAGATTTTCTTAAACGAGAAATTAAAGACGCAAAAAACAACAATGTATTGTTTTCATTACATATGAAAGCAACGATGATGAAAGTTTCAGATCCAATTATTTTTGGTCATGCTGTTCGTGTATTTTTTGAAGATGTATTTAATAAACATAATGCAACTTTCGAAAGTATAAGTGTTGATGTCAATAATGGTTTTGGCAATCTAATCGGAAAATTAAATGAATTACCTGAAGCAAAACGTTTAGAAATTGAAGCAGATATCAAAACTGCTTTTGCTAACGCTCCTGATGTCGCTATGGTAAATTCTGATAAAGGCATTACTAATCTTCATGTTCCTAGTGACGTAATTATTGACGCATCTATGCCAGCCATGATTCGTACTTCAGGACAAATGTGGAATGCTGAAGGCAAACAACAAGATACTAAAGCTGTAATTCCAGATAGTAGTTACGCAGGATTATATGCAGCAACTATTGATTTCTGTAAAAAGCATGGAGCTTTTGATCCAACAACAATGGGAACCGTTCCAAATGTTGGATTGATGGCTCAAAAGGCTGAAGAATATGGATCTCATGACAAAACATTTGAAATTGCTTCAAACGGAACAGTTCAAGTAATTGATGCTTCTGGAAATATTTTAACGTCTCATGAAGTAGAAGCTGGAGATATTTGGAGAATGTGCCAAGTAAAAGATGCACCGATTCAAGATTGGATAAAATTAGCTGTCACTAGAGCTAGAGCTTCACAAACACCTGCTGTTTTCTGGTTAGATTCAGAAAGAGCACACGATGCAGAATTGATTAAAAAAGTAAATCAATATTTACCAAATTATGATACGTCTGGTTTAGACATCAGAATTTTGTCTCCTATTGAAGCTACACATTTTACACTCGCTCGTATTAAGGATGGAAAAGATACAATTTCTGTAACTGGAAATGTTTTACGTGATTATTTAACAGATTTGTTCCCTATTTTAGAATTAGGAACTAGTGCAAAAATGTTATCGGTTGTTCCTTTAATGAATGGTGGAGGTTTATTTGAAACTGGTGCTGGTGGTTCTGCACCAAAACATGTAGATCAATTTACTAAAGAAAATCACTTACGTTGGGATTCTTTAGGAGAATTTTTAGCACTTGCAGTATCTCTAGAACATTTTGGAGACGTAAACAATAATACTAAGGCAAAAGTATTATCTGAAACTTTAGATGATGCCACTGAAAAATTATTAGCCAATGGAAAATCGCCTTCAAGAAAGGTAAATGAGCTAGACAACAGAGGAAGTCATTTCTATTTGGCATTATTCTGGTCTGAAGCTTTAGCAAATCAAACACAAGATTTAGATTTAAAAAATGAATTTGCACCAGTGTTTAAAGACTTACAAACTCATGAAATAAAAATCGTTGACGAATTAAATTCGGTTCAAGGTCAAGCAATGGATATTGGTGGCTACTACTTGCCAAATGAAGTAGCCACATTTACAGCAATGAGACCTAGTGATACATTCAATAACATTTTGAAATAA
- a CDS encoding pentapeptide repeat-containing protein, which produces MDLNFINDKTFTGVSYTSTSLPKGEYDNCTFINCDFSESYLSSISFLECVFIDCNLSMVKTKGTTLNDVVFNNCKLLGFPFHDCNAFLLTITFNDCQLNLASFFNLKLKATMFNTCKLEQTDFTNADLSASKFIECNLYQAVFDNTNLEKVDFKTSYNLTINPETNRIKNASFSKENALGLLNTYQINIE; this is translated from the coding sequence ATGGATCTCAATTTTATAAACGATAAAACCTTTACTGGTGTCTCCTATACTTCTACGTCTTTACCAAAAGGTGAATATGATAATTGCACGTTTATAAATTGTGATTTTTCAGAATCTTATTTGAGTTCCATTAGTTTTTTAGAATGTGTGTTTATCGATTGCAACTTAAGCATGGTAAAGACTAAAGGCACAACTTTGAATGATGTTGTGTTCAACAACTGCAAATTATTAGGATTTCCTTTTCATGATTGCAATGCTTTTTTATTAACCATCACTTTTAATGATTGTCAGTTAAATCTAGCCTCTTTTTTTAATTTGAAACTTAAAGCAACCATGTTTAACACATGTAAATTGGAACAAACAGATTTCACAAATGCCGATTTGAGTGCATCAAAATTTATAGAATGCAATCTTTATCAAGCCGTTTTTGATAACACTAATTTAGAAAAAGTAGATTTTAAAACATCGTATAATTTGACAATCAATCCCGAAACAAATCGGATTAAAAATGCTAGTTTTTCAAAAGAGAATGCTTTAGGATTATTAAATACATATCAAATTAATATAGAATGA
- the rplS gene encoding 50S ribosomal protein L19, whose product MSSLVKFVQDEFVTRKDFPEFGAGDTITVYYEIREGEKVRTQFFRGVVLQRKGSGSSETFTIRKMSGTIGVERIFPVNLPALQKVEVNKRGKVRRARIYYFRGLTGKKARIKEVRR is encoded by the coding sequence ATGAGTTCTTTAGTAAAATTTGTACAAGACGAATTTGTAACAAGAAAAGATTTTCCAGAGTTTGGAGCTGGTGATACAATTACAGTGTATTACGAAATTAGAGAAGGAGAAAAAGTACGTACACAGTTTTTTAGAGGTGTCGTATTACAACGTAAAGGTTCTGGTAGTTCAGAAACATTTACAATTAGAAAAATGTCTGGAACTATTGGTGTAGAGCGTATCTTCCCAGTTAACTTACCTGCACTTCAAAAAGTTGAAGTTAATAAAAGAGGAAAAGTTAGAAGAGCAAGAATCTACTACTTTAGAGGCCTTACAGGTAAAAAAGCAAGAATTAAGGAAGTTAGAAGATAA
- the trmD gene encoding tRNA (guanosine(37)-N1)-methyltransferase TrmD: protein MRIDIITVLPELIKSPFEASILKRAIEAKLVSVHFHNLRDFATGGYKAIDDTQFGGGAGMVMMVEPIDKCITKLQSERDYDEIIYMTPDGERLNQSIANQVSMTKNMIILCGHYKGVDQRVRDKFITREISIGDYVLSGGELGAAVLCDAVIRLIPGVLGNETSALTDSFQDGLLAPPIYTKPREYDGMKVPEVLFSGNFPEIEKWREEQAYLRTKERRPDLLDDE, encoded by the coding sequence ATGCGCATAGACATCATAACCGTATTACCAGAATTAATCAAAAGTCCGTTTGAAGCCTCAATCTTAAAACGTGCAATTGAAGCAAAATTGGTAAGTGTCCATTTTCATAATTTACGTGATTTTGCAACAGGTGGTTACAAAGCCATTGATGATACACAATTTGGTGGAGGCGCTGGAATGGTCATGATGGTAGAACCAATTGATAAATGCATTACAAAATTACAATCTGAAAGAGACTACGACGAGATCATATATATGACGCCTGATGGTGAACGTTTAAATCAGAGCATCGCTAATCAAGTTTCAATGACAAAGAATATGATTATTCTTTGCGGACATTACAAAGGTGTAGATCAACGTGTACGTGATAAATTCATCACTAGAGAAATTTCAATTGGAGATTATGTATTGTCTGGAGGCGAATTAGGAGCTGCTGTGCTATGTGATGCAGTGATCCGATTAATTCCAGGTGTGTTAGGCAATGAAACTTCTGCCCTAACCGATTCGTTTCAAGATGGATTATTAGCACCTCCTATTTATACAAAACCTAGAGAATATGATGGTATGAAAGTCCCTGAAGTTTTGTTTAGTGGTAATTTTCCTGAAATAGAAAAATGGCGAGAAGAGCAAGCGTATTTAAGAACTAAAGAACGTCGTCCTGATTTGTTGGATGATGAATAA
- a CDS encoding GNAT family N-acetyltransferase, whose protein sequence is MNIYQAKYKNLETLVPLFDAYRVFYKQESNLDDANTFLKELLKKEKSVIYIATINNKTVGFTQLYPLFSSVSMKPMYLLNDLYVDSNYRNKGIGEALINKAKQLCKDENQKGLAIQTAFDNPAQHLYERLGFVKDTDLQFFWKC, encoded by the coding sequence ATGAACATATACCAAGCAAAATATAAAAATCTAGAGACGTTAGTTCCATTATTTGATGCCTATCGTGTATTTTATAAACAAGAATCTAACCTAGATGACGCAAATACATTTTTAAAAGAACTTTTAAAAAAAGAGAAATCTGTCATTTATATAGCAACAATTAATAACAAAACTGTCGGATTTACTCAATTATATCCATTGTTTTCTTCTGTATCTATGAAACCTATGTATTTGTTAAACGATTTATATGTTGACTCAAACTATAGAAATAAAGGCATTGGTGAAGCTTTAATTAATAAAGCAAAACAATTATGCAAAGATGAAAACCAAAAGGGTTTAGCAATTCAAACAGCATTTGATAATCCAGCGCAACATCTATATGAACGTTTAGGTTTTGTTAAGGATACAGATTTACAGTTTTTTTGGAAGTGTTAA
- a CDS encoding tRNA (guanine-N1)-methyltransferase produces MKLFKTLLLLIFAAFYINANAQDVDETDKLSLNSGTIDSQFEYVFRKSGNFKGTKGQKYEAVKQAWLLKLKANVLDSLKTTYQDLDETQIVVTTQAKTIDDLNTELTNTKSELSNTISEKDSMQLFGMQMTKPNYSMFLWSIVGVLSALLLFFIYKFKNSNSTTKQAKKTLEETEEEFEEHRRNALEREQKVRRQLQDMINEQKNA; encoded by the coding sequence ATGAAATTATTTAAAACGCTATTACTGTTAATATTTGCTGCATTCTATATAAACGCAAATGCACAAGATGTAGACGAAACTGATAAACTATCACTCAATAGTGGTACAATCGATAGTCAGTTTGAATATGTCTTTAGAAAATCCGGAAACTTTAAAGGCACTAAAGGCCAAAAATACGAAGCTGTAAAACAAGCTTGGTTACTCAAATTAAAGGCTAACGTTTTAGATTCACTAAAAACCACTTACCAAGATCTTGACGAAACACAAATAGTAGTAACAACTCAGGCCAAAACTATTGACGATTTAAATACTGAATTGACTAATACTAAGTCGGAATTATCGAATACTATTTCAGAAAAAGACAGTATGCAATTGTTTGGCATGCAAATGACTAAACCCAACTACAGCATGTTTTTATGGAGTATTGTTGGTGTGCTTTCTGCATTATTATTGTTTTTCATTTATAAATTTAAGAACAGTAATTCGACAACAAAACAAGCTAAGAAAACATTAGAAGAAACTGAAGAAGAATTTGAAGAGCATAGACGTAATGCTTTGGAGCGTGAACAAAAAGTAAGACGTCAATTACAAGACATGATTAATGAGCAGAAGAATGCTTAA